The following proteins come from a genomic window of Paramisgurnus dabryanus chromosome 19, PD_genome_1.1, whole genome shotgun sequence:
- the ywhaz gene encoding 14-3-3 protein zeta/delta, whose product MDKSQHVQRAKLAEQAERYDDMAASMKEVTELGKELTDEERNLLSVAYKNVVGARRSAWRVVSSIEQKTEDSDKQHMAVEYREKIENELKTICKDVLHLLDKFLIRTDSVPESQVFYLKMKGDYYRYLAEVATGDEKTSIIQKSQEGYQAAFDISKDNMQPTHPIRLGLALNFSVFYYEILNSPEQACELAKKAFDDAIAELDQLTEDSYKDSTLIMQLLRDNLTLWTSDNQADGDDTEDGQAN is encoded by the exons ATGGATAAGAGCCAACATGTGCAGAGGGCAAAACTGGCAGAGCAGGCCGAACGCTACGACGATATGGCCGCTTCCATGAAAGAGGTGACCGAGCTTGGAAAAGAGCTGACTGATGAGGAGAGGAACCTGCTGTCTGTGGCCTACAAGAACGTGGTGGGTGCTCGTCGGTCTGCCTGGAGGGTCGTGTCCAGCATCGAGCAGAAGACAGAGGACAGTGACAAACAGCATATGGCTGTAGAGTACCGGGAAAAGATTGAGAACGAGCTGAAGACCATCTGCAAAGATGTTCTG CATCTGCTGGACAAGTTTTTGATCCGCACCGATTCTGTGCCAGAGAGCCAGGTGTTTTACCTGAAGATGAAGGGAGATTATTACCGCTACCTGGCTGAGGTTGCCACAGGAGATGAGAAAACCT CCATCATCCAGAAGTCTCAGGAAGGCTACCAGGCTGCCTTTGACATCAGTAAAGATAATATGCAGCCAACTCATCCCATCCGCCTAGGCCTGGCTCTCAACTTTTCTGTCTTCTACTACGAGATTCTCAACTCACCCGAGCAGGCCTGTGAACTGGCCAAGAAG GCTTTTGATGATGCCATTGCTGAGCTGGACCAGTTAACCGAAGACTCGTACAAAGACAGCACACTGATCATGCAGCTACTTCGAGACAATCTGACA CTGTGGACCTCTGACAATCAAGCCGACGGCGATGACACAGAGGACGGACAGGCTAACTAA